In a single window of the Cerasicoccus sp. TK19100 genome:
- a CDS encoding phenylpyruvate tautomerase MIF-related protein, whose translation MPYLNIQTNQTLSDDYREKLLVESSKLVAEGLGKSEEFMMVSIKDDTPMLFGGKSGPTAFLEIKSVGIPANKTKDICQQLCELVHSVASIPPERIYVKFNDVQRSMWGWKGDMFG comes from the coding sequence ATGCCCTACCTAAATATCCAAACGAACCAGACCCTGAGCGACGATTACCGCGAAAAGTTACTCGTCGAAAGCTCCAAGCTGGTCGCCGAAGGTCTCGGCAAAAGCGAAGAGTTCATGATGGTCTCCATCAAAGACGATACTCCCATGTTATTTGGCGGTAAGTCCGGCCCCACGGCGTTTCTCGAAATCAAGTCCGTCGGCATCCCCGCCAACAAAACCAAAGATATCTGCCAGCAGCTCTGTGAGCTGGTTCATTCCGTGGCCAGCATCCCGCCCGAGCGCATTTACGTGAAGTTCAACGACGTCCAGCGCTCCATGTGGGGCTGGAAGGGCGACATGTTTGGCTAA
- a CDS encoding ABC transporter permease — translation MRVNWLLVGVFAVAAVGLAWTPYDPLAQDFRELRLGGFGAAHWLGVDGLGRDVFSRLWRGLANTAFLSLAALALNFVVAACMLAIEEKTGKFGRATIPLIASVWLGLPVIFLSLILLVFLPPGGATLVLAVALGNAPISYRQLRINWREQMRAAYVESSEALGATGWGLFRRTLWPNLAPDVAALARLVFALCALELSGLAFLGLIGDPDFPELGAMLRQNQAYLANAPWLVLAPGLALSGLLLIIHLCRGKKGADS, via the coding sequence ATGCGCGTTAACTGGCTGCTGGTCGGGGTGTTCGCCGTGGCCGCCGTGGGGCTCGCCTGGACGCCCTATGATCCGCTGGCGCAGGACTTCCGCGAACTGCGTTTGGGCGGTTTTGGCGCGGCGCATTGGCTGGGCGTGGACGGCTTGGGGCGCGATGTGTTTAGCCGCCTTTGGCGCGGCCTGGCGAACACCGCCTTTCTCAGTCTCGCGGCGCTCGCGCTGAACTTCGTCGTCGCTGCCTGCATGTTGGCGATTGAGGAAAAAACGGGTAAATTTGGCCGCGCAACCATCCCGCTGATCGCGTCAGTCTGGCTGGGGCTCCCGGTTATTTTCCTGAGCCTGATTTTGCTCGTGTTTCTGCCACCCGGTGGGGCGACGCTGGTGCTCGCCGTCGCCCTCGGCAATGCCCCCATCAGCTACCGGCAACTGCGGATCAACTGGCGCGAGCAGATGCGCGCGGCCTACGTGGAATCCAGCGAAGCGCTGGGCGCGACGGGGTGGGGGCTGTTCCGGCGTACGTTGTGGCCCAACCTCGCGCCCGACGTCGCGGCGCTGGCGCGTTTGGTCTTTGCGCTGTGTGCGCTGGAGCTGAGCGGTCTGGCGTTTTTGGGGCTGATCGGCGACCCGGATTTTCCCGAATTGGGGGCCATGCTGCGTCAAAATCAAGCCTACCTCGCGAACGCCCCGTGGCTCGTGCTCGCACCGGGTTTGGCGCTGAGTGGGTTGCTCTTAATTATCCACTTATGTAGAGGGAAAAAAGGGGCCGATAGCTGA